The following proteins are encoded in a genomic region of Syngnathus acus chromosome 22, fSynAcu1.2, whole genome shotgun sequence:
- the LOC119116436 gene encoding transmembrane protein 179, giving the protein MALDNLIFAQCILYFLAFMFGFIAVVPLSENTEDFGGKCLLFTRGMWQNENITVSKQRFIVEEWGAESSCSFIAFVGIASLILSAVQAWRLLFFLCKGHDDSIFNAFLNLVISFLVVFTVFLSSTMVSLGFNLWCDSITEGGTMPSSCEDLQDTDLELGLNNSAFYDQFAIAQFGLWAAWLTWLAITLLAFLKVYYNYREEDLLDSLIHEKDLLLGRSSRRNSDLKTGLI; this is encoded by the exons ATGGCTCTTGATAATTTAATTTTCGCTCAATgcattctgtattttttagcCTTTATGTTTGGGTTTATCGCCGTGGTGCCTCTGTCCGAAAACACGGAGGACTTCGGCGGCAAATGTTTGCTGTTCACGCGTGGGATGTGGCAGAATGAGAACATCACGGTGTCAAAGCAGCGCTTCATCGTGGAGGAGTGGGGTGCTGAGTCCTCCTGCAGCTTCATTGCTTTTGTTGGGATAGCCTCCCTCATATTATCCGCAGTGCAGGCTTGGAGGttgctcttcttcttgtgCAAAGGACACGACGA ctccATCTTCAATGCCTTCCTCAACTTGGTGATCAGCTTCTTAGTGGTGTTCACCGTCTTCCTGTCGAGCACCATGGTCAGTCTGGGCTTCAACCTATGGTGCGACTCCATCACAGAGGGTGGCACCATGCCCAGCAG CTGTGAAGACCTGCAGGACACTGACCTAGAACTGGGCCTTAACAACTCTGCTTTCTATGACCAATTTGCAATAGCTCAG TTTGGTTTATGGGCTGCGTGGCTCACCTGGCTGGCCATCACCCTGCTGGCCTTTCTCAAGGTTTACTACAACTACAGAGAAGAAGATCTTCTGGACAGTCTCATCCATGAGAAGGACCTGCTGCTTGGACGCTCCTCACGCCGCAACTCTGACCTTAAGACCGGCCTCatctag